Proteins encoded together in one Planctomycetaceae bacterium window:
- a CDS encoding PEP-CTERM sorting domain-containing protein (PEP-CTERM proteins occur, often in large numbers, in the proteomes of bacteria that also encode an exosortase, a predicted intramembrane cysteine proteinase. The presence of a PEP-CTERM domain at a protein's C-terminus predicts cleavage within the sorting domain, followed by covalent anchoring to some some component of the (usually Gram-negative) cell surface. Many PEP-CTERM proteins exhibit an unusual sequence composition that includes large numbers of potential glycosylation sites. Expression of one such protein has been shown restore the ability of a bacterium to form floc, a type of biofilm.), whose product MKVSLRLVCCCIITLSSSLFATAGFQLTAINLGDGKVAIGYSGADSLNVPVGIALNATLTNGATFTSLVSASSYFPIYPSTIMMDMSGVVTSWGTPVSPVGYPGVYGSLGTNAITLEMAADILCSEAGYDDYLPELDLNYDGFVDLLDLRVVVENWLINGDFSAGDINLDWIVNLLDLGMYANSNSIPLDLSDLVVLQIDLNGATETTLNISTETTYRGGIVFADGVVGAASVSLVIPEPTTVLLLTLGGLLLRKK is encoded by the coding sequence ACTTTAAGCTCATCACTTTTTGCAACCGCTGGTTTTCAGCTTACGGCAATCAATCTTGGTGATGGAAAAGTTGCAATCGGCTACAGTGGGGCAGATAGTTTAAATGTTCCTGTGGGAATCGCGTTAAATGCAACTTTGACGAATGGCGCAACTTTTACCAGTTTGGTTTCAGCAAGTTCATATTTTCCAATATACCCCAGTACAATTATGATGGATATGTCTGGTGTTGTAACCAGTTGGGGTACGCCGGTTTCGCCGGTTGGTTATCCTGGAGTATATGGAAGTCTGGGGACAAACGCAATAACTCTTGAAATGGCAGCGGATATTCTTTGCAGCGAAGCTGGATACGATGATTATCTTCCGGAATTAGATTTGAATTATGACGGGTTTGTTGATTTGCTTGATTTGAGAGTGGTTGTAGAAAACTGGCTGATAAATGGCGATTTTAGTGCGGGAGATATTAATCTTGATTGGATTGTTAATCTACTCGATTTAGGAATGTACGCAAATTCCAATTCGATTCCATTGGATTTATCCGACTTGGTAGTGCTGCAGATAGATTTAAATGGTGCAACTGAAACCACTTTGAATATTTCGACAGAAACTACATATCGCGGCGGAATAGTATTCGCGGATGGAGTAGTAGGAGCTGCATCAGTATCGCTGGTTATTCCAGAGCCAACAACAGTTCTGCTTCTGACTTTGGGCGGCTTGCTTTTGAGAAAAAAGTAA